One Vitis riparia cultivar Riparia Gloire de Montpellier isolate 1030 chromosome 4, EGFV_Vit.rip_1.0, whole genome shotgun sequence genomic window carries:
- the LOC117913708 gene encoding U-box domain-containing protein 9-like: protein MAKFGVLETDPSMAAKATEELKKELQRLVSRIVDEDESCADTTDKALKILFALRDFKFKGSLDFGVEMENPALPQEFRCPISKQLMRDPVVVATGQTYDRPFIQKWLKDGHRTCPRTQQVLSHTILTPNNLVREMISEWCKEHGIELPKPVEDVDEEVITDADRGHLNSLLERMSSSASDQKEAARELRLLTKRMPSFRALFGECTDAVPQLLSPLSPDAVDVDPELQEDLITTVLNLSIHDNNKKLVAEDPMAIPVLIESLKSGTIETRTNAAAALFTLSALDSNKLIIGKSGALKPLLDLLEEGHPLAMKDVASAIFNLCIVLENKGRAVHDGAVTVILKKIMDGILVDELLAILAMLSSHQRAVEEMGELGAVPCLLRIIRESKCERNKENCIAILHTVCFNDRAKLRAIREEENDYGTISRLAQTGTSRAKRKANSILERLNRVALITHTA, encoded by the exons ATGGCCAAGTTTGGGGTCTTGGAAACTGATCCATCCATGGCAGCCAAGGCCACAGAGGAGCTGAAGAAGGAGTTGCAGAGGCTGGTGAGCAGAATTGTTGATGAAGATGAGAGCTGTGCTGACACCACTGATAAGGctctcaaaattttgtttgcttTGAGAGATTTCAAGTTCAAGGGGTCCCTTGATTTTGGGGTTGAAATGGAGAATCCGGCTCTGCCTCAGGAGTTCAGGTGCCCTATTTCCAAACAGCTCATGAGAGACCCTGTTGTGGTGGCCACTGGCCAG ACATATGACAGGCCCTTCATTCAAAAATGGCTGAAAGACGGGCATAGGACTTGCCCCCGGACCCAACAAGTCCTCTCCCATACCATCCTCACCCCGAATAATTTGGTTCGAGAAATGATTTCAGAATGGTGCAAAGAACATGGGATTGAGCTTCCGAAGCCAGTTGAGGATGTCGATGAGGAAGTGATCACAGATGCAGACAGGGGACACTTGAATTCGTTGCTTGAGAGGATGTCCTCTTCTGCTTCTGATCAGAAAGAGGCTGCAAGAGAGCTTAGGCTGCTCACAAAGAGGATGCCGTCGTTCAGGGCCCTTTTCGGTGAATGCACTGATGCAGTTCCTCAGCTGCTCAGCCCGCTCTCACCAGATGCAGTGGATGTTGATCCTGAACTCCAAGAGGATTTGATCACCACAGTTTTAAATCTCTCGATACATGACAACAACAAGAAGCTAGTTGCAGAGGATCCAATGGCAATCCCCGTGCTCATTGAGTCCTTGAAGAGTGGAACCATTGAGACTAGGACCAACGCTGCTGCAGCCCTTTTCACATTATCAGCCCTTGATTCGAACAAGCTCATTATTGGGAAGTCAGGTGCTCTGAAACCTCTATTAGACTTATTGGAAGAAGGGCATCCATTAGCCATGAAAGATGTTGCCTCGGCCATATTTAACCTATGCATTGTCCTTGAGAACAAAGGGAGGGCTGTCCATGATGGGGCAGTCACAGTGATTCTGAAGAAGATCATGGACGGTATACTTGTTGATGAGCTATTGGCTATTCTCGCAATGTTGTCCAGTCATCAAAGGGCTGTTGAGGAGATGGGGGAGCTCGGAGCAGTTCCTTGCTTGCTTAGAATCATTAGGGAGAGCAAATGTGAGCGCAACAAGGAGAATTGTATTGCCATCCTGCACACGGTTTGTTTCAATGATCGAGCTAAATTGAGGGCAATCAGAGAAGAGGAAAATGACTATGGTACAATCTCGAGGCTAGCGCAGACTGGCACTTCAAGGGCTAAGAGGAAGGCCAACAGCATCCTTGAGAGGCTGAATAGAGTTGCTTTAATCACACACACTGCATGA
- the LOC117912216 gene encoding uncharacterized protein LOC117912216: protein MDVCKRSGQIPAFGNWDYANDLPITQYFESARQAGLIRFSSASGECDPSFASAPHPNRPPPPLHFQKENGRERRCSCAKEQKKQGRVCDVVAAPPRKQASAKQRSKQQPPAPTKAARPPKAVDEDLYKIPPDLLHSSKRKKMWGIFPSCLVPTCMA from the exons ATGGAT GTGTGTAAGAGAAGTGGACAAATTCCAGCGTTTGGAAACTGGGATTACGCAAACGACCTCCCAATCACCCAGTACTTCGAGTCTGCCCGGCAGGCTGGTTTGATCCGCTTCAGCTCTGCTTCTGGAGAATGTGACCCTTCTTTTGCTTCTGCTCCCCATCCCAACAGGCCCCCACCTCCTCTTCATTTTCAg AAGGAAAACGGACGAGAGAGGAGATGTTCGTGTGCCAAAGAACAGAAAAAGCAGGGGAGGGTGTGCGACGTGGTGGCGGCGCCGCCACGAAAACAGGCGTCGGCAAAACAACGAAGTAAACAACAGCCGCCAGCCCCCACCAAGGCCGCCAGGCCTCCCAAGGCGGTCGACGAGGATCTCTATAAAATCCCCCCCGACCTCCTCCATTCGTCCAAACGG AAGAAAATGTGGGGAATTTTTCCAAGTTGCTTGGTGCCGACTTGCATGGCGTGA